One Candidatus Beckwithbacteria bacterium DNA segment encodes these proteins:
- a CDS encoding NUDIX domain-containing protein, with the protein MKTKQEFSAGGVVYKKDQSGIVFLLGKHSGYHKWVLPKGLIEKGEKPKQTAIRETQEEMGVTAKIVKSKPIHTETYRYMADLKHSLDLQSKALESTRRVKTYQEQGGGQTKVEKTVQFFLMEYVSGDPSQHGWEMENAGWFSYEQALEIMGFEGEKAGLKKAWELLKS; encoded by the coding sequence ATGAAAACTAAACAAGAATTTTCTGCTGGAGGAGTTGTTTATAAAAAAGATCAGAGTGGTATCGTATTTCTATTAGGCAAACATTCTGGGTATCATAAGTGGGTTTTACCTAAGGGTTTGATTGAAAAAGGAGAAAAGCCCAAACAAACTGCCATTAGAGAAACTCAAGAAGAAATGGGCGTAACAGCCAAAATTGTCAAATCTAAACCAATTCATACCGAAACATACCGGTACATGGCTGATCTCAAACATAGCTTAGATTTGCAATCTAAGGCCTTGGAGAGCACGCGGCGGGTCAAAACATACCAAGAACAGGGTGGTGGCCAAACAAAGGTTGAAAAAACGGTACAATTCTTTCTTATGGAGTATGTTTCCGGTGATCCCTCTCAACATGGTTGGGAAATGGAAAACGCTGGTTGGTTTTCATATGAGCAAGCGCTTGAAATAATGGGTTTTGAAGGGGAGAAAGCAGGGCTTAAAAAAGCCTGGGAACTACTAAAATCTTAA